A genomic region of Deltaproteobacteria bacterium contains the following coding sequences:
- the grpE gene encoding nucleotide exchange factor GrpE — protein sequence MSDPKNETEAEGGTLELNPELEAALREATESVDARRAASSEDAKPEAKHDATEALIHAYKAEAEKLGQELEAARQEAAGFKDRFVRVSADLDNLRRRQLKERQEALQYGHENLVKDLLNTVDNLDRAIDHAKGSDAKDLSALLQGVELAQRELTGVLGKHGVVVIEAEGVAFDPNVHEAVAQIEEGSVPPGHVARVYQKGYRLRDRLLRPARVVVAMGVKANPGSEEPVN from the coding sequence GTGAGCGATCCCAAAAACGAGACAGAGGCTGAAGGCGGGACGCTCGAGCTGAATCCGGAGCTGGAGGCCGCGCTGCGCGAGGCGACCGAGTCTGTGGACGCGCGCCGCGCGGCGTCGTCCGAGGACGCGAAGCCCGAGGCCAAGCACGACGCCACCGAGGCGCTGATTCACGCCTACAAGGCCGAGGCGGAGAAGCTGGGGCAGGAGCTCGAGGCGGCGAGGCAGGAGGCGGCGGGGTTCAAGGATCGCTTCGTCCGCGTGTCGGCGGATCTGGACAACTTGCGCCGCCGCCAGCTCAAGGAGCGCCAGGAGGCGCTCCAATACGGGCATGAGAACCTCGTAAAGGACCTGCTCAACACGGTCGATAACCTCGATCGCGCAATCGACCACGCGAAAGGAAGTGATGCCAAGGACTTGTCCGCGCTCTTGCAGGGCGTCGAGCTGGCGCAGCGAGAGCTCACGGGGGTGCTCGGCAAGCACGGCGTCGTCGTGATCGAGGCCGAGGGGGTCGCGTTCGATCCGAACGTCCACGAAGCCGTCGCGCAAATCGAGGAGGGCTCCGTACCGCCAGGACACGTCGCTCGCGTCTACCAGAAGGGCTATCGGCTGCGCGATCGGTTGTTACGGCCGGCGCGCGTGGTGGTGGCGATGGGCGTGAAGGCAAATCCGGGCAGTGAGGAGCCCGTGAACTAG
- the hemW gene encoding radical SAM family heme chaperone HemW — protein MTTPSELERPSVGAYVHVPFCERICPYCDFPVVAARSLTRAEEDRYVAALLGELAGRAVDFAGRALDTIYFGGGTPSLLRPDSLARVIEALRGAFPGEPREVTLEANPSTTERERLPAFRAAGVNRLSLGIQSFDDDTLRRLGRAHRARECHEAIGAARDAGFENLSLDLIFGAPGQTEAALRRDLTAALARRPEHVSAYALTLEPGTPFARAVAADKLEVPEDDAAAEMMLALGERLEAAGLARYEISSWAQPGRESLHNRRYWQRRPVLGLGVGAHSTEPAREGAPHGARSANERALGQYLERIEAGHSAPPEREALSEATARAEAVFLALRMREGLGAAAFAAEFGAAPRAYFSAAIEGARAEGLVAENEAGDLALTERGWLFADDVAARFV, from the coding sequence GTGACGACCCCGAGCGAGCTCGAGCGGCCCAGCGTGGGCGCGTACGTGCACGTCCCGTTTTGCGAGCGCATTTGCCCGTACTGCGACTTCCCGGTCGTCGCCGCGCGTTCGCTCACACGCGCCGAGGAGGACCGCTACGTCGCCGCGCTGCTCGGCGAGCTCGCGGGTCGCGCGGTCGACTTCGCGGGGCGCGCACTCGACACGATCTACTTCGGTGGCGGTACGCCATCGCTGCTGCGCCCGGACTCGCTCGCGCGCGTGATCGAAGCGCTGCGCGGCGCGTTTCCCGGCGAACCGCGCGAGGTCACGCTCGAAGCGAATCCGAGCACGACCGAGCGCGAGCGGTTGCCGGCGTTTCGCGCCGCTGGCGTGAATCGGCTGTCGCTCGGCATCCAGTCCTTCGACGACGACACGCTGCGCCGCCTCGGCCGCGCCCACCGCGCGCGCGAGTGCCACGAAGCGATCGGCGCCGCGCGCGACGCTGGCTTCGAGAACCTCTCGCTCGACCTGATCTTCGGCGCGCCGGGGCAGACCGAGGCCGCGTTGCGCCGCGATCTCACGGCCGCGCTCGCGCGCCGACCCGAGCACGTCTCGGCCTACGCGCTCACGCTCGAGCCGGGCACACCGTTCGCGCGCGCCGTGGCGGCGGACAAGCTCGAGGTGCCCGAGGACGACGCGGCCGCCGAGATGATGCTCGCGCTCGGCGAGCGCCTCGAAGCGGCGGGCCTCGCGCGTTACGAGATCTCGAGCTGGGCGCAGCCGGGCCGCGAATCGCTGCACAACCGCCGCTATTGGCAGCGGCGGCCCGTGCTCGGCCTCGGTGTGGGCGCTCACTCGACCGAGCCCGCGCGCGAGGGCGCCCCGCACGGGGCGCGCAGTGCGAACGAGCGCGCGCTCGGGCAGTACCTCGAGCGCATCGAGGCGGGGCACAGCGCGCCGCCCGAGCGCGAGGCGCTGAGCGAGGCCACCGCGCGCGCGGAGGCGGTGTTCCTCGCGCTGCGAATGCGCGAAGGGCTCGGCGCCGCCGCGTTCGCCGCCGAGTTCGGCGCCGCGCCGCGCGCCTACTTCTCCGCCGCGATCGAGGGCGCCCGCGCGGAGGGCCTCGTCGCCGAGAACGAGGCGGGCGACCTCGCGCTGACGGAGCGCGGCTGGCTGTTCGCGGACGACGTGGCGGCGCGGTTCGTGTGA
- the lon gene encoding endopeptidase La — translation MTRRPAGDFEIPGELPILPLRESVVFPYMVMPLFVTREKSVAAIEDALAGDRLLLLLAQRNAELESPGPDDLHRVGTVAMVMRTLRMADGRVKALVQGIAKARVESFVENEPAQWAQLSVIPDEDGDWSPEAEALGRTVRSHVEELLPLKNLPPEILSITANIHEPGRLADLIESNLRLRLSEAQEVLEAIDPLARLRRVDALLRRELEIVSMQAEIQSQAKEEMSRGQREHYLREQLRAIQTELGETDQRGEEVSEYRQKLDEAGLPAEASEEALRQLRRLERMHPDGPEAQVVRSYLDWMCELPWSKLSPDRLDLKRAKQILDEDHAHLETIKERILEFLGVRKLRQDSRGPILCLSGPPGVGKTSLGRSIARAMGREFVRMSLGGVRDEAEIRGHRRTYVGALPGRILQGLKHAKTRNPLFILDELDKLGADFRGDPSAALLEVLDPEQNSKFSDHYLNVPFDLSAVFFIATANVLERVPAPLRDRMEVVRVPGYTPEEKLDIARSYLIPRQTEEAGLPADRIRWSEPALRSMVTDYTFEAGVRELERKVAAVCRKAARRAAEGDTKVVRVEPKTLSKFLGPARHEQTLASAVPEIGVATGLAWTEAGGDVLRIESTMTRGRGLVLTGQLGDVMKESAQAALTWVRWRLSEFGVDEDLFSRRELHVHVPAGAIPKDGPSAGVTMATALASIATGIPVRPNVAMTGEVTLRGRVLPVGGVREKALAALRAGITTMLLPEKNLEDLREVPKELARKMKFVGVAHMDEVLEHALERSPSARKKTKREPMRVATRGHVASVKARGRR, via the coding sequence ATGACCCGACGTCCCGCTGGCGACTTCGAGATTCCTGGCGAGCTGCCGATTCTGCCGCTGCGCGAGTCGGTGGTGTTCCCGTACATGGTCATGCCGCTGTTCGTGACGCGCGAGAAGAGCGTCGCGGCGATCGAGGACGCGCTCGCGGGCGACCGCTTGTTATTGCTGCTCGCGCAGCGCAATGCCGAGCTCGAGAGCCCCGGCCCCGACGACCTGCATCGCGTCGGCACCGTGGCGATGGTGATGCGAACGCTGCGCATGGCGGACGGCCGCGTGAAGGCGCTGGTGCAGGGCATCGCGAAAGCGCGCGTCGAGTCGTTCGTGGAGAACGAGCCCGCGCAGTGGGCGCAGCTGAGCGTGATCCCGGACGAGGACGGTGACTGGAGCCCCGAGGCCGAAGCGCTCGGGCGCACCGTGCGCAGCCACGTCGAAGAGCTGCTGCCGCTGAAGAACCTGCCGCCCGAGATCCTGTCGATCACCGCGAACATCCACGAGCCCGGCCGGCTCGCGGACCTGATCGAGTCGAACTTGCGCCTGCGCCTCTCGGAAGCGCAGGAGGTGCTCGAAGCGATCGACCCGCTCGCGCGACTGCGCAGAGTCGACGCCTTGTTACGGCGCGAGCTCGAGATCGTCTCGATGCAGGCGGAGATTCAGTCGCAGGCGAAAGAGGAGATGTCGCGCGGGCAGCGCGAGCATTACCTGCGCGAGCAGCTGCGTGCGATCCAGACCGAGCTGGGCGAGACGGATCAGCGCGGCGAAGAAGTGAGCGAGTACCGCCAGAAGCTCGACGAAGCGGGCCTGCCCGCCGAGGCGAGCGAAGAGGCGCTGCGCCAGCTGCGCCGCCTCGAACGCATGCACCCCGACGGCCCCGAGGCGCAGGTGGTCCGCAGCTACCTCGATTGGATGTGCGAGCTGCCGTGGTCGAAGCTCTCGCCCGATCGCCTCGACCTGAAGCGCGCGAAGCAGATTCTCGACGAAGACCACGCGCACCTCGAGACGATCAAGGAGCGCATCCTCGAGTTCCTGGGCGTGCGCAAGCTCCGCCAAGATTCGCGCGGCCCGATCCTCTGCCTCTCCGGCCCGCCCGGCGTCGGCAAGACCTCACTCGGCCGCTCGATCGCGCGCGCGATGGGCCGCGAGTTCGTGCGCATGTCGCTCGGCGGCGTGCGCGACGAGGCCGAGATCCGCGGGCACCGGCGCACCTACGTGGGCGCGCTGCCGGGCCGCATCCTGCAGGGACTCAAGCACGCGAAGACGCGCAATCCCCTCTTCATCCTCGACGAGCTGGACAAGCTCGGCGCCGACTTCCGCGGCGATCCGAGCGCGGCGCTGCTCGAAGTGCTCGACCCCGAGCAAAACTCGAAGTTCAGCGATCACTACCTGAACGTGCCGTTCGATCTCTCCGCAGTGTTCTTCATCGCCACGGCGAACGTGCTGGAGCGCGTGCCCGCGCCGCTGCGCGATCGCATGGAAGTGGTGCGCGTGCCCGGCTACACGCCGGAGGAGAAGCTCGACATCGCGCGCTCGTACCTGATCCCTCGCCAGACCGAGGAGGCGGGCCTGCCCGCGGATCGCATTCGCTGGAGCGAGCCGGCGCTGCGCTCGATGGTCACGGACTACACGTTCGAGGCGGGCGTGCGCGAGCTCGAGCGCAAGGTCGCTGCGGTGTGCCGCAAGGCGGCGCGGCGCGCGGCCGAGGGCGACACGAAGGTGGTGCGCGTAGAGCCGAAGACGCTGAGCAAGTTCTTGGGGCCCGCGCGCCACGAGCAGACCCTCGCCAGCGCGGTGCCGGAGATCGGCGTCGCGACGGGCCTGGCGTGGACCGAGGCGGGCGGCGACGTGCTGCGCATCGAGTCGACCATGACGCGCGGGCGCGGCCTCGTGCTCACGGGCCAGCTCGGCGACGTGATGAAGGAGTCGGCGCAGGCGGCGCTCACCTGGGTGCGCTGGCGGCTCAGCGAGTTCGGCGTCGACGAGGACCTGTTCTCGCGTCGCGAGCTGCACGTGCACGTGCCGGCCGGCGCGATTCCGAAGGACGGCCCGAGCGCGGGCGTCACGATGGCGACTGCGCTCGCGTCGATCGCGACCGGGATTCCTGTTCGGCCGAACGTGGCGATGACGGGCGAGGTCACGCTGCGCGGACGCGTACTGCCCGTCGGCGGCGTGCGCGAGAAGGCGCTCGCGGCGCTGCGCGCGGGCATCACGACGATGCTGCTGCCGGAGAAGAATCTCGAAGACTTGCGCGAGGTGCCGAAGGAGCTCGCGCGCAAGATGAAGTTCGTGGGTGTGGCGCACATGGATGAAGTGCTGGAGCACGCGCTCGAGCGCAGCCCGAGTGCGCGGAAGAAGACGAAGCGAGAGCCGATGCGCGTAGCCACGCGGGGGCACGTGGCGAGCGTGAAGGCGAGAGGGCGGCGGTAG
- the dnaJ gene encoding molecular chaperone DnaJ has translation MTKRDYYEVLGVGRSASADELKKAYRKLALEFHPDRNPDNPAAEEKFKEASEAYAVLSDADKRRQYDQFGHQAMGAGGGFQGDFQNFGDIFGDLFGDLFGAMGGGGRRGGRGQRGADLRYTHELGLEEVLTGEETTLELPRMLRCEKCTGTGAKPGTQPERCGRCNGTGQAVFQQGLFRISRPCDACRGEGSVVRNPCTSCRGSGRTEGKKTLKVRVPAGVEDGMRLRVAGEGEAGLAGGPAGDLYVVMAVREHPLFQREGADLVCEVPVLFTQAALGAEIDVPTLEGRVKLKIPEGTQSGRTFRLRGKGLPSVSSPARGDLHVRIFVEVPSRLNARQRALLEEFAAESGAEGTPVTKGFVDKLRDLFD, from the coding sequence ATGACGAAGCGCGATTACTACGAGGTCCTGGGCGTCGGCCGTAGCGCGTCGGCCGATGAGCTGAAGAAGGCGTACCGCAAGCTCGCGCTCGAGTTTCACCCCGACCGCAATCCCGACAATCCGGCGGCGGAGGAGAAGTTCAAGGAGGCGTCCGAGGCCTACGCAGTGCTGTCGGATGCGGACAAGCGCCGGCAGTACGACCAGTTCGGCCATCAGGCGATGGGTGCGGGCGGCGGCTTCCAGGGCGACTTCCAGAACTTCGGCGACATCTTCGGCGACCTGTTCGGCGATCTCTTCGGCGCGATGGGCGGCGGCGGCCGGCGCGGCGGGCGCGGCCAGCGCGGGGCGGACCTGCGGTACACGCACGAGCTCGGCCTCGAGGAAGTGCTCACGGGCGAGGAGACCACGCTCGAGCTTCCGCGCATGCTGCGCTGCGAGAAGTGCACGGGCACCGGCGCGAAGCCGGGCACCCAGCCCGAGCGCTGCGGGCGCTGCAACGGCACCGGCCAGGCCGTGTTCCAGCAGGGCCTGTTCCGCATCAGCCGCCCGTGTGATGCATGCCGCGGCGAAGGCTCGGTGGTGCGAAATCCGTGCACGAGCTGCCGCGGCTCCGGGCGCACCGAGGGCAAGAAGACGCTGAAAGTGCGCGTGCCCGCGGGCGTCGAAGACGGGATGCGGCTGCGCGTCGCGGGCGAGGGGGAGGCGGGCCTCGCTGGGGGACCGGCGGGCGACCTCTACGTGGTGATGGCGGTGCGCGAGCACCCGCTCTTTCAGCGCGAAGGCGCCGACCTCGTGTGCGAAGTCCCCGTGCTCTTCACACAGGCGGCGCTCGGCGCCGAGATCGACGTGCCCACGCTCGAGGGCCGCGTGAAGCTGAAGATCCCCGAAGGCACGCAGTCGGGCCGCACGTTCCGCCTGCGCGGCAAGGGCCTCCCGAGCGTGAGCTCGCCGGCGCGCGGCGATCTGCACGTGCGCATCTTCGTGGAGGTGCCGTCACGCCTCAACGCTCGGCAGCGCGCGCTGCTCGAAGAGTTCGCCGCGGAGAGCGGCGCCGAGGGGACGCCCGTGACGAAGGGCTTCGTCGACAAGCTGCGGGACCTGTTCGATTGA
- the dnaK gene encoding molecular chaperone DnaK: MAKVIGIDLGTTNSCVAIMDSDAPTVIPNSEGARTTPSIVAFTDAGEKLVGQVAKRQAVTNPGKTIFAVKRLIGRRYDSEEVKRFSSVAPFEVAQANNGDAWVKVGDKLCPPQEISAAVLAKMRDTAQDFLGEPVSDAVITVPAYFNDAQRQATKDAGKIAGLNVLRIINEPTAAALAYGLGEEANKTIVVFDLGGGTFDVSVLEIGDGVFEVKSTNGDTYLGGEDFDQRVIDFLIERFKAETNIDLASDQMALQRLKEAAERAKHELSSSVQTDVNLPFIGADASGPKHLNVSLTREKLEAMCADLIDRLVSPCETALADAGVAKEQIHDVILVGGMTRMPRVQEKVAEIFGRAPHKGVNPDEVVAAGAAIQGGVLKGHVENVLLLDVTPLSLGVETQGGVFTPIIEKNTTIPTRKSQVFSTTEDHQSVVRIHVLQGERAMAADNHSLGRFELVGIPPAPRGVPQIEVTFEIDTDGVVAVSAKDLGTGKTQQIRVQASGGLSAEQITALVGEAESNALDDKRRRDSAEISNKADGLVYSTERTLEEYAEHVSDEDRQSLLAALEKTKATLAAKDYDSLAVAVDELSALSYQLTERLYAALGSKTE, from the coding sequence ATGGCGAAAGTGATCGGGATCGACCTCGGCACGACGAATTCGTGCGTCGCGATCATGGACAGCGACGCGCCGACGGTGATCCCGAACTCGGAAGGCGCGCGCACGACGCCGTCGATCGTCGCGTTCACCGACGCCGGCGAGAAGCTCGTCGGCCAGGTCGCCAAGCGGCAGGCCGTCACGAACCCCGGCAAGACGATCTTCGCGGTGAAGCGCCTGATCGGCCGCCGATACGACTCCGAGGAAGTGAAGCGCTTCTCGTCCGTCGCGCCGTTCGAGGTCGCGCAAGCGAACAACGGCGACGCGTGGGTGAAGGTGGGCGACAAGCTCTGCCCGCCGCAGGAGATCAGCGCCGCGGTGCTCGCGAAGATGCGCGACACCGCGCAGGACTTTCTCGGCGAGCCCGTGAGCGACGCCGTGATCACGGTGCCCGCGTACTTCAACGACGCGCAGCGCCAAGCGACGAAGGACGCGGGCAAGATCGCGGGTCTGAACGTGCTGCGGATCATCAACGAGCCCACCGCAGCGGCGCTCGCCTACGGCCTCGGCGAAGAGGCGAACAAGACGATCGTGGTGTTCGACCTCGGCGGCGGCACGTTCGACGTGAGCGTGCTCGAGATCGGCGACGGCGTGTTCGAGGTGAAGAGCACGAACGGCGACACCTATCTCGGCGGCGAGGACTTCGACCAGCGCGTCATCGATTTCCTGATCGAGCGCTTCAAAGCCGAGACGAACATCGACCTCGCGAGCGACCAGATGGCGCTGCAGCGCCTCAAGGAAGCTGCCGAGCGCGCGAAGCACGAGCTCTCGTCGTCGGTGCAGACCGACGTGAATCTTCCGTTCATCGGCGCCGATGCGAGCGGGCCGAAGCACCTGAACGTCTCGCTCACGCGCGAGAAGCTCGAAGCGATGTGCGCGGACCTGATCGATCGCCTCGTGAGTCCGTGCGAGACGGCGCTGGCCGACGCCGGGGTCGCGAAGGAGCAGATCCACGACGTCATCCTCGTGGGCGGCATGACGCGTATGCCGCGCGTGCAGGAGAAGGTCGCGGAGATTTTCGGGCGAGCGCCGCACAAGGGCGTGAACCCCGACGAGGTGGTGGCTGCGGGCGCCGCGATTCAGGGCGGCGTGCTGAAGGGCCACGTCGAGAACGTGCTGCTGCTCGACGTGACGCCGCTGTCGCTCGGCGTCGAGACCCAGGGCGGCGTGTTCACGCCCATCATCGAGAAGAACACGACGATTCCGACGCGCAAGAGCCAGGTGTTCTCGACCACCGAGGATCACCAGAGCGTGGTGCGCATCCACGTGCTGCAGGGCGAGCGCGCGATGGCGGCCGACAATCACAGCCTCGGCCGCTTCGAGCTGGTGGGCATCCCGCCGGCGCCGCGCGGCGTGCCGCAGATCGAGGTGACGTTCGAGATCGACACCGACGGCGTGGTGGCGGTCTCGGCGAAGGACCTCGGCACGGGCAAGACACAGCAGATTCGCGTCCAGGCCTCGGGCGGCCTCAGCGCCGAGCAGATCACCGCGCTCGTCGGCGAGGCCGAGTCGAACGCGCTCGACGACAAGCGCCGCCGCGACTCCGCCGAGATCAGCAACAAGGCCGACGGGCTCGTGTACTCGACCGAGCGCACGCTCGAGGAGTACGCCGAGCACGTCAGCGACGAAGATCGCCAGAGCCTGCTCGCGGCGCTCGAGAAGACCAAGGCAACCCTCGCGGCGAAGGACTACGACTCGCTCGCAGTCGCGGTCGACGAGCTGTCGGCGCTCTCCTACCAGCTGACGGAGCGGCTGTACGCGGCGCTCGGGTCGAAGACGGAGTGA
- a CDS encoding penicillin-binding protein activator, producing MRALLAAAVVTALACAASAQDEKPTPERAYAEALRIASEDPDDGAEQLAAFVKQHARHPLADDAGLRLAELHGAAKRRREERAVLERVAAMEGADQAERARLRLAVLMRTTNDLAGAYDVAGELEFAQLSQPEREQAHRMLADLSRELGKKRAQLRWLGQLRGDVRGSARVAAVDAEIDSEIAVLTDTELAKTAAKLGARVPAARLWLRSAERALGRGDRDGAQAALEEARRAPLAGGDAAALAQLVRKLSGDRGAEDLLGMSAASDGRIDASKARGVIGVALPLTGPLAPFGEETLQGVLVAAGFFGAPGSPAPSLVLDVRDTAGSADGARAALEAFAADPEIVGVIGPLAGAETEVAAEIAEENELPLMTLSRREDLAAGREFVFPLALSPRVEAELVAEYATTTLGLRRFALLYPNDEYGLAVRAAFWDAVAARGGEVVSVVRYAPKTQDFSTTVRKLVGFDLLPAGVIAAVNQREALLKRAKRLPPKQAQELRLEASSLLASDGAPLPPYVDFEALFIPDAAENVGLIAPHLAFQNVLGVRLLGTSGWHERKLLELAGRHVDGAVFPSGFIAGSTQPQLMEFQAAYQRAFARTPGYLAAQSYDAAQLIVRALLEGADERDEVAKRLRKGTLHAGVSGVIAIGRESGVTKRPHLVGVERGAFMSVDEAGGAPFLRGRSAPPAPYAGGEKKPES from the coding sequence ATGCGAGCGCTCCTCGCCGCGGCAGTTGTTACGGCTCTCGCATGCGCGGCGTCGGCCCAAGACGAGAAGCCGACCCCCGAGCGCGCGTACGCGGAGGCGCTGCGCATCGCGAGCGAAGACCCGGACGACGGAGCCGAGCAGCTCGCGGCGTTCGTGAAGCAGCACGCGCGGCACCCGCTCGCCGACGACGCGGGCTTGCGCCTCGCGGAGCTGCACGGCGCGGCGAAGCGGCGGCGCGAGGAGCGCGCCGTGCTGGAGCGCGTGGCTGCGATGGAGGGCGCGGACCAGGCGGAGCGCGCGCGCCTGCGCCTCGCGGTGCTGATGCGAACGACGAACGATCTCGCCGGCGCGTACGACGTCGCGGGCGAGCTCGAATTCGCGCAGCTCTCGCAGCCCGAGCGCGAGCAGGCGCACCGCATGCTCGCCGACCTCTCGCGCGAGCTCGGCAAGAAGCGCGCGCAGCTGCGCTGGCTCGGCCAGCTACGCGGCGACGTGCGCGGGAGCGCGCGCGTCGCGGCAGTCGACGCCGAGATCGACAGCGAGATCGCGGTGCTCACCGACACGGAGCTCGCGAAGACCGCCGCGAAGCTCGGCGCGCGCGTGCCCGCCGCGCGGCTCTGGCTGCGCAGCGCCGAGCGCGCGCTCGGGCGCGGGGATCGCGACGGCGCCCAGGCCGCGCTCGAGGAGGCGCGCCGCGCGCCGCTCGCGGGCGGCGACGCCGCGGCGCTCGCGCAGCTCGTGCGAAAGCTCTCGGGCGATCGCGGCGCGGAGGACCTGTTGGGGATGTCGGCGGCGAGCGACGGCCGCATCGACGCGAGCAAAGCGCGCGGCGTGATCGGCGTCGCGCTGCCGCTCACGGGCCCGCTCGCGCCGTTCGGCGAGGAGACGCTGCAAGGCGTGCTGGTGGCTGCAGGCTTTTTCGGCGCGCCCGGCTCGCCCGCTCCCTCGCTCGTGCTCGACGTGCGCGACACCGCCGGCTCCGCCGACGGCGCGCGCGCTGCGCTGGAAGCGTTCGCTGCGGACCCCGAGATCGTCGGCGTGATCGGGCCCCTCGCGGGCGCCGAGACTGAAGTGGCCGCCGAGATCGCGGAAGAGAACGAGCTGCCGCTCATGACGCTCTCGCGGCGCGAAGATCTCGCCGCGGGCCGCGAGTTCGTGTTTCCCCTCGCGCTTTCGCCGCGCGTCGAGGCCGAGCTCGTCGCCGAGTACGCCACGACGACGCTCGGGCTGCGCCGCTTCGCGCTGCTCTACCCGAACGACGAGTACGGGCTCGCGGTGCGCGCCGCGTTCTGGGACGCGGTGGCCGCGCGCGGCGGCGAAGTCGTCTCCGTCGTGCGCTACGCGCCCAAGACGCAGGACTTCTCGACCACGGTGCGCAAGCTCGTCGGCTTCGACTTGCTCCCGGCCGGCGTGATTGCGGCGGTGAACCAGCGCGAGGCGCTGCTGAAGCGCGCGAAGCGCCTTCCGCCGAAGCAGGCACAGGAGCTGCGGCTCGAAGCGAGCTCGCTGCTCGCGAGCGACGGCGCGCCGCTGCCGCCCTACGTCGACTTCGAAGCGCTCTTCATCCCCGACGCCGCCGAGAACGTGGGCCTGATCGCGCCGCATCTCGCCTTTCAGAACGTGCTCGGCGTGCGCCTGCTCGGGACGAGCGGCTGGCACGAGCGCAAGCTGCTCGAGCTCGCCGGCCGGCACGTGGACGGCGCGGTGTTCCCGAGCGGGTTCATCGCCGGCAGCACGCAGCCTCAGCTGATGGAGTTTCAGGCCGCGTACCAGCGCGCCTTCGCGCGCACGCCCGGCTACCTCGCGGCGCAGAGCTACGACGCGGCGCAGCTGATCGTGCGCGCGCTGCTCGAAGGCGCGGACGAGCGCGACGAGGTCGCAAAGCGGCTGCGCAAGGGCACGCTGCACGCCGGCGTTTCGGGCGTGATCGCGATCGGGCGCGAGAGCGGCGTCACGAAGCGTCCGCATCTCGTCGGCGTCGAGCGCGGCGCCTTCATGTCGGTAGACGAAGCCGGCGGTGCGCCTTTCTTGCGCGGGCGCAGCGCGCCGCCTGCTCCTTACGCCGGCGGCGAGAAGAAGCCCGAGAGCTGA
- the hrcA gene encoding heat-inducible transcription repressor HrcA — translation MRAQLGLTSSLAIAPALLSERQWRVLREVVTRFVADAAPVASEAIAGQLPMHLSPQSVRNTLAELEELGLVDKPHRSAGRVPTALGLRAFVDQLLAVRELGSYEKRDVEGALEDGASRDESASRLLSQRTKLLGFVAPPRLEEVVLRHLSFVRLSSERVLAVLVSESGRTYQRTLEHAGHHDQAELDRMGAALCERLAGRALREIRRRLVAEAQALRSRADLLLERMLRDLPLAADATDQELVIATRLALLDQPEFRDPERFRVLVRAVEDKEQLLALLDQILGASGVRVAFGAELAGDALGELAFVAARYGRGGASSGTLGVIGPRRMDFARVIPLVGYVSQLLSEPPRA, via the coding sequence GTGCGCGCACAGCTCGGCCTCACGTCGTCACTCGCAATCGCGCCGGCGCTCTTGTCGGAGCGGCAGTGGCGTGTGCTGCGCGAGGTGGTCACGCGCTTCGTCGCGGACGCGGCGCCGGTTGCGTCGGAGGCGATCGCGGGGCAGCTGCCGATGCATCTCTCGCCGCAGAGCGTGCGCAACACGCTCGCCGAGCTCGAGGAGCTCGGGCTCGTCGACAAGCCGCATCGCTCGGCGGGGCGCGTGCCCACCGCGCTCGGGCTGCGCGCGTTCGTGGATCAGCTGCTCGCGGTGCGCGAGCTCGGCTCTTACGAGAAGCGCGACGTCGAGGGCGCGCTCGAAGACGGCGCGAGCCGCGACGAGAGCGCGTCGCGCCTGCTCTCGCAGCGCACGAAGCTGCTCGGCTTCGTCGCGCCGCCGCGGCTCGAGGAGGTCGTGCTGCGGCACCTCTCGTTCGTACGGCTCTCGAGCGAGCGCGTGCTCGCGGTGCTCGTCAGCGAGAGTGGGCGCACCTACCAGCGCACGCTCGAGCACGCGGGCCACCACGATCAGGCCGAGCTCGATCGCATGGGCGCGGCGCTGTGCGAGCGGCTCGCAGGCAGGGCGCTGCGCGAGATCCGCAGGCGGCTCGTCGCGGAAGCGCAGGCGCTGCGCAGCCGCGCGGACTTGCTGCTCGAGCGCATGCTGCGAGATCTCCCGCTGGCGGCGGATGCGACCGATCAGGAGCTGGTGATCGCCACGCGCCTCGCACTGCTCGACCAGCCCGAGTTTCGCGACCCAGAGCGCTTCCGTGTGCTCGTGCGCGCCGTCGAGGACAAGGAGCAGCTGCTCGCGCTGCTCGATCAGATCCTCGGCGCGAGCGGCGTGCGCGTCGCGTTCGGCGCCGAGCTCGCGGGCGACGCGCTCGGCGAGCTCGCCTTCGTGGCCGCGCGCTACGGCCGCGGCGGCGCGAGCTCCGGCACGCTCGGCGTGATCGGCCCGCGCCGCATGGACTTCGCGCGCGTGATCCCGCTGGTCGGCTATGTGTCCCAACTCTTGTCGGAGCCGCCGCGCGCGTGA